Proteins from one Deinococcus actinosclerus genomic window:
- the fusA gene encoding elongation factor G, with product MTTKAQQYLTHFRNIGIAAHIDAGKTTTTERILYYTGRTHNIGEVHDGAATMDWMEQERERGITITAAATTAKWKRSGTDQEYVVNIIDTPGHVDFTIEVERSMRVLDGAVAVFDSSQGVEPQSETVWRQADRYGVPRIAFSNKMDKTGASFELVLNDIKERLGAVAAPVQYPMGAENEFKGIIDIVRQRAHFYTNDLGTDIEETDIPAEYLDKVAEMRAQLIEAAAEVDEDLMMMYLEGEEPSVEQLVAALRKGTIEKRIFPVLCGSALKNKGVQLLLDAVIDYLPSPLEVPAIKGKVEDSEDTIEFPADPEGKLAALAFKIMADPYVGRLTFVRIYSGTLQSGSYVYNASKEKRERVGRLLKMHANSREEVTELKAGELGAVIGLKDAGTGNTLIGDGDDKVLLESIDVPEPVIKLAIEPKTKADQEKMGIGLQKLAEEDPTFKVETDQESGQTTIAGMGELHLEILVDRLKREYKVDANVGAPQVAYRETITKQVEVDSKFARQSGGRGQYGHVKLRVEPLEPGAGFIFENAVVGGTVPKEYIGPAQKGIEEAMQSGPMLGFPVVDLKVTIYDGSYHEVDSSEMAFKIAGSMGLKEAVQKGSPAILEPVMRVEVTTPEDYMGDIIGDLNSRRGQIQGMEARGNAQIVKAFVPLSEMFGYATDMRSKTQGRASYSMFFDHYTQLPNNIAQQLMKK from the coding sequence ATGACCACCAAAGCCCAGCAGTACCTCACCCACTTCCGTAACATCGGGATTGCCGCGCACATCGACGCCGGTAAGACCACCACCACCGAGCGCATCCTGTACTACACCGGCCGCACCCACAACATCGGTGAAGTGCACGACGGCGCCGCCACCATGGACTGGATGGAGCAGGAGCGCGAGCGCGGCATCACCATCACGGCCGCCGCCACGACCGCCAAGTGGAAGCGCAGCGGCACCGACCAGGAATACGTCGTGAACATCATCGATACCCCCGGTCACGTGGACTTCACCATCGAAGTGGAGCGTTCCATGCGCGTGCTCGACGGCGCCGTCGCGGTGTTCGACAGCAGCCAGGGCGTGGAGCCCCAGAGTGAAACGGTGTGGCGTCAGGCCGACCGCTACGGCGTGCCCCGCATCGCGTTCAGCAACAAGATGGACAAGACCGGCGCCAGCTTCGAGCTCGTGCTGAATGACATCAAGGAGCGCCTCGGTGCCGTCGCCGCGCCCGTCCAGTACCCCATGGGTGCCGAGAACGAGTTCAAGGGCATCATCGACATCGTGCGTCAGCGCGCCCACTTCTACACCAACGACCTGGGCACCGACATCGAGGAGACCGACATCCCGGCCGAGTACCTCGATAAGGTCGCCGAGATGCGCGCCCAGCTGATCGAAGCGGCCGCTGAAGTCGACGAAGACCTGATGATGATGTACCTCGAAGGCGAGGAACCCAGCGTGGAGCAGCTCGTGGCCGCCCTGCGCAAGGGCACCATCGAGAAGCGCATCTTCCCCGTGCTCTGCGGCAGCGCCCTGAAGAACAAGGGTGTGCAGCTGCTCCTCGACGCCGTCATCGACTACCTGCCCAGCCCCCTGGAAGTGCCCGCCATCAAGGGCAAGGTCGAGGACAGCGAGGACACCATCGAGTTCCCCGCCGATCCCGAAGGCAAGCTGGCCGCGCTGGCGTTCAAGATCATGGCTGACCCCTACGTGGGCCGCCTGACCTTCGTGCGTATCTACTCGGGCACCCTGCAGTCCGGCAGCTACGTGTACAACGCCAGCAAGGAGAAGCGCGAGCGCGTGGGCCGTCTGCTGAAGATGCATGCCAACAGCCGCGAGGAAGTCACCGAGCTGAAGGCCGGGGAACTCGGCGCCGTGATCGGCCTGAAGGACGCCGGCACCGGCAATACCCTGATCGGCGACGGCGACGACAAGGTCCTGCTGGAGAGCATCGACGTGCCCGAGCCCGTCATCAAGCTCGCCATCGAGCCCAAGACCAAGGCCGACCAGGAGAAGATGGGCATCGGCCTGCAGAAGCTCGCCGAAGAGGATCCCACCTTCAAGGTCGAAACCGACCAGGAATCCGGCCAGACCACCATCGCCGGGATGGGCGAACTCCACCTGGAAATCCTGGTGGACCGCCTGAAGCGCGAGTACAAGGTCGACGCGAACGTCGGCGCGCCCCAGGTGGCCTACCGTGAAACCATCACCAAGCAGGTCGAGGTGGACAGCAAGTTCGCCCGCCAGTCCGGTGGTCGCGGTCAGTACGGTCACGTCAAGCTGCGCGTGGAACCCCTGGAACCCGGCGCGGGCTTCATCTTCGAGAACGCCGTCGTCGGCGGCACCGTGCCCAAGGAGTACATCGGGCCGGCCCAGAAGGGTATCGAAGAAGCCATGCAGAGCGGCCCCATGCTGGGCTTCCCCGTGGTGGACCTGAAAGTCACCATCTACGACGGCAGCTACCACGAAGTCGACTCCAGCGAAATGGCGTTCAAGATCGCCGGCTCGATGGGTCTGAAGGAAGCCGTCCAGAAGGGCAGCCCCGCCATCCTGGAACCCGTCATGCGCGTCGAGGTGACCACCCCCGAGGACTACATGGGTGACATCATCGGCGACCTGAACAGCCGCCGTGGCCAGATCCAGGGTATGGAAGCCCGCGGTAACGCGCAGATCGTGAAGGCCTTCGTGCCGCTGAGCGAGATGTTCGGCTACGCGACCGACATGCGTTCCAAGACGCAGGGCCGCGCCAGCTACTCCATGTTCTTCGACCACTACACCCAGCTGCCCAACAACATCGCCCAGCAGCTGATGAAGAAGTAA
- the rpsG gene encoding 30S ribosomal protein S7, translating into MARRRQAEVRVIQPDLVYQDVLVSALINRIMRDGKKNLASRIFYGAMKLVQERTGQESLKIFRQAYDNVKPRVEVRSRRVGGSTYQVPVEPSERRKQSLTLRWLISAVDSRPERTAVERLAGEIMDAAQGRGGAIKKKDDVERMAEANRAYAHYRW; encoded by the coding sequence ATGGCACGTCGCCGCCAAGCTGAAGTGCGCGTCATCCAGCCCGACCTGGTCTACCAGGACGTTCTGGTGAGCGCTTTGATCAACCGCATCATGCGTGATGGCAAGAAGAACCTCGCCAGCCGCATCTTCTACGGAGCCATGAAGCTCGTTCAGGAGCGCACTGGCCAGGAGTCCCTGAAGATCTTCCGCCAGGCGTACGACAACGTCAAACCCCGCGTGGAAGTCCGCAGCCGCCGCGTGGGCGGCAGCACCTACCAGGTGCCCGTCGAGCCCAGCGAGCGCCGCAAGCAGAGCCTGACCCTGCGCTGGCTGATCAGCGCCGTGGACAGCCGTCCCGAGCGCACCGCCGTCGAGCGCCTCGCCGGCGAGATCATGGACGCTGCCCAGGGCCGTGGCGGCGCCATCAAGAAGAAAGACGACGTGGAGCGCATGGCGGAAGCCAACCGCGCCTACGCGCACTACCGCTGGTAA
- the rpsL gene encoding 30S ribosomal protein S12, producing the protein MPTTQQLLRKGRKTIQKKSKVPALKGSPFRRGVCTVVKTTTPKKPNSALRKIARVRLSSAFEVTAYIPGEGHNLQEHSVVLIRGGRVKDLPGVRYHIVRGSLDTQGVKDRNKSRSKYGTKKPKAGAAAGAKKK; encoded by the coding sequence CTGCCTACTACCCAGCAACTGCTCCGTAAGGGTCGCAAGACGATCCAGAAGAAGAGCAAGGTTCCTGCCCTGAAGGGCAGCCCCTTCCGCCGCGGCGTGTGCACGGTCGTCAAGACCACCACCCCCAAGAAGCCGAACTCCGCGCTTCGTAAGATCGCCCGCGTGCGTCTGTCCAGCGCCTTCGAAGTCACCGCGTACATCCCCGGTGAAGGCCACAACCTGCAGGAGCACAGCGTCGTGCTGATCCGCGGCGGCCGTGTGAAGGACCTTCCCGGTGTGCGTTACCACATCGTGCGCGGCAGCCTCGACACCCAGGGCGTCAAGGACCGCAACAAGAGCCGTTCCAAGTACGGCACCAAGAAGCCCAAGGCCGGCGCTGCCGCGGGCGCGAAGAAGAAGTAA
- a CDS encoding aminoglycoside N(3)-acetyltransferase, whose translation MPGNSVSEADIIARTDTPRTRATLAGDLRRLGVQPGDTLIVHASLSSLGWVAGGAAAVVQALQDAVGPQGTLVVPTFTLNLTDPAGWGRTKVPQAWWPVIRAALPAFDPAVTPSRGMGCVAETLRTWPGARRSDHPHSSFAAWGRHAEHVTADHPLAFSLGEGSPLARVYDLNGRVLLLGTDVNTSLHLAEVRAGQRPTVPFSGPVLAGGERRWVTFDEADYHEQAFPPVKAAFEATGAVTVGQVGSATAKLMSQRALVDFATRWWRDGMTEA comes from the coding sequence ATGCCAGGGAACAGCGTGAGCGAGGCCGACATCATCGCCCGGACGGACACACCGCGCACCCGCGCGACCCTGGCGGGCGACCTGCGCCGCCTGGGCGTGCAGCCGGGCGACACGCTGATCGTGCACGCCAGCCTCAGCAGCCTGGGCTGGGTGGCGGGCGGCGCGGCAGCCGTCGTGCAGGCGCTTCAGGACGCGGTCGGGCCGCAGGGCACCCTGGTCGTGCCGACCTTCACCCTGAACCTGACCGACCCGGCCGGGTGGGGCCGGACGAAGGTGCCCCAGGCGTGGTGGCCGGTCATCCGAGCCGCGTTGCCCGCCTTCGACCCGGCGGTGACGCCCAGCCGGGGCATGGGCTGCGTCGCGGAGACGCTGCGGACGTGGCCGGGCGCGCGGCGCAGCGACCACCCGCACAGCTCGTTCGCCGCATGGGGCCGCCACGCCGAGCACGTCACGGCGGATCACCCGCTGGCGTTCTCGCTGGGCGAGGGCTCGCCCCTGGCCCGCGTGTACGACCTGAACGGCCGGGTGCTGCTGCTGGGCACCGACGTGAACACCAGCCTGCACCTCGCGGAGGTGCGCGCCGGGCAGCGGCCCACCGTGCCCTTCAGCGGCCCGGTCCTGGCCGGGGGTGAGCGGCGCTGGGTGACCTTCGACGAGGCGGACTACCACGAGCAGGCCTTCCCGCCCGTCAAGGCGGCGTTCGAGGCGACCGGCGCGGTGACTGTTGGACAGGTCGGTTCCGCGACTGCCAAGTTGATGTCGCAGCGCGCCCTGGTGGACTTCGCCACGAGGTGGTGGCGCGACGGGATGACCGAAGCATAG
- a CDS encoding endonuclease/exonuclease/phosphatase family protein produces MRVHLPALPLLTPVLVAIGWALGELIGERTLPTLLLAYVPPLLWVLLCLPALAWAAWRGRGRGVALAALLLAAWAAGFLHWRPQQAGGLRVVTFNVLGGERITPAELGARLRALNADVILLHEARFHDPAFEAQLRAALPGYRAVRAQEVLTLTRLPLLGTDTRPLPGLNRAALVTRLRWEGHPLTVVNAHPGAVQVSAALRDPARLRRSRDLRAAQLDVLTALTRRTPGPLILGGDLNTPPRGPAYRALRQAVGPDAFQRAGRGPGWTYPGLGLRIDHQFSRGLRASRARVLPWTLSDHRPLLVEYRP; encoded by the coding sequence GTGCGTGTCCACCTGCCTGCCCTGCCGCTCCTGACGCCGGTCCTCGTGGCGATCGGCTGGGCGCTGGGTGAGCTGATCGGCGAGCGGACGCTGCCCACCCTGCTGCTCGCCTACGTCCCGCCGCTGCTGTGGGTGCTGCTGTGCCTGCCGGCGCTGGCCTGGGCGGCGTGGCGTGGCCGGGGGCGCGGCGTGGCGCTGGCCGCGCTGCTGCTGGCGGCCTGGGCTGCGGGTTTCCTCCACTGGCGGCCGCAGCAGGCGGGCGGGCTGCGGGTGGTGACCTTCAACGTGCTGGGCGGCGAGCGCATCACCCCGGCCGAACTGGGCGCGAGGCTGCGCGCCCTGAATGCCGACGTGATCCTCCTTCATGAAGCCCGCTTTCACGACCCTGCCTTCGAGGCGCAGCTGCGGGCCGCACTGCCCGGTTACCGCGCCGTGCGCGCGCAGGAGGTCCTGACCCTCACCCGGCTGCCGCTGCTGGGCACCGACACGCGCCCCCTGCCGGGTCTGAACCGCGCCGCGCTGGTGACCCGCCTGCGCTGGGAGGGCCACCCGCTGACGGTCGTGAACGCCCATCCGGGTGCCGTGCAGGTCAGTGCCGCCCTGCGCGACCCGGCCCGGCTGCGCCGCTCCCGCGACCTGCGCGCCGCGCAGCTGGACGTCCTGACCGCCCTGACGCGCCGCACGCCCGGCCCCCTGATTCTGGGCGGCGACCTGAACACCCCGCCGCGAGGACCGGCGTACCGGGCGCTGCGGCAGGCGGTCGGCCCCGACGCCTTTCAGCGTGCCGGGCGCGGCCCCGGCTGGACGTACCCCGGCCTGGGCCTGCGCATCGACCACCAGTTCAGTCGCGGCCTGCGCGCCTCCCGCGCCCGCGTGCTCCCGTGGACCCTCAGCGATCACCGACCCCTGCTGGTCGAGTACCGACCCTGA
- a CDS encoding M48 family metallopeptidase produces MTGWEVAGVPVQIRRSARRRTVAVQVTPGAVTLFAPTRVPLSQLRDILDARRDWVAGHLAGYAARPPQRPAPQTGQRVPFLGQDLTLHLDATRTRPERDGTTLHLPAQNAETSLTAWTRRACAAPYRTLVQEYAARLGAADRLSGVHISDTRTRWGSCSADGSIRLHWKLTRAPTEVLHYVALHEAAHLLELNHSARYWAHVTRLMPGWPAHRAWLKEYGHTL; encoded by the coding sequence ATGACGGGATGGGAGGTCGCGGGCGTACCCGTGCAGATCAGACGCAGCGCCCGGAGGCGCACGGTGGCGGTGCAGGTCACGCCGGGCGCCGTGACGCTCTTCGCCCCGACCCGCGTTCCGCTGTCCCAGCTGCGCGACATTCTGGACGCCCGCCGCGACTGGGTCGCCGGGCACCTCGCCGGGTACGCTGCCCGGCCCCCGCAGCGCCCCGCCCCGCAGACCGGACAGCGCGTCCCCTTCCTGGGACAGGACCTGACCCTGCACCTGGACGCGACCCGCACCCGCCCGGAACGTGACGGGACCACCCTGCACCTGCCCGCCCAGAATGCCGAGACGTCCCTGACCGCCTGGACGCGCCGCGCCTGCGCCGCCCCCTACCGCACGCTGGTGCAGGAGTACGCGGCGAGGCTCGGCGCAGCCGACCGCCTGAGCGGCGTGCATATCAGCGATACCCGCACCCGCTGGGGCAGCTGCTCGGCCGACGGGAGTATCCGCCTGCACTGGAAACTGACCCGCGCGCCCACTGAGGTCCTGCACTACGTCGCGCTGCACGAGGCCGCGCACCTGCTCGAACTGAACCACTCCGCACGTTACTGGGCGCACGTCACCCGGCTGATGCCCGGCTGGCCGGCGCACCGGGCGTGGCTGAAGGAGTACGGCCACACCCTCTAA
- a CDS encoding neutral zinc metallopeptidase codes for MDWKNLPGSGGNAENRSGGGGLPGGGIAVGGVGGLIIALIAMFFGINPGDILGGGNDTQTQSQSNQTQPAANDEAYQFVNQIYRNTNLVWDDVFKQAGRTYNDPRLVRYVRGTATGCGQANSAVGPFYCPADQTIYLDTSFFTQMDRQLGGGGDFAYAYVIAHEVGHHVQNELGISDQVERRQRSARTEAEANSYSVRLELQADCFAGVWGNKTQQDAKITQADVQEAVATAEAIGDDNLQRQGQGYVAPDSFTHGSAAQRVKWFMTGFKSGNPNGCDTFNVNYNQL; via the coding sequence ATGGACTGGAAGAATCTTCCCGGCAGTGGTGGGAACGCAGAAAATCGCAGTGGCGGTGGAGGGCTGCCCGGCGGCGGCATTGCCGTGGGCGGCGTGGGCGGATTGATCATCGCCCTGATCGCCATGTTCTTCGGCATCAACCCGGGTGACATCCTGGGCGGCGGGAACGACACGCAGACTCAGAGTCAGAGCAACCAGACGCAGCCCGCCGCGAACGACGAGGCGTACCAGTTCGTCAATCAGATCTACCGCAACACCAACCTCGTGTGGGACGACGTCTTCAAGCAGGCCGGGCGGACCTACAACGACCCTCGCCTCGTGCGCTATGTGCGCGGCACGGCGACCGGCTGCGGGCAGGCCAACAGCGCGGTCGGGCCCTTCTACTGCCCGGCCGATCAGACGATCTACCTCGATACCAGCTTCTTCACGCAGATGGACCGCCAGCTGGGTGGTGGTGGCGACTTCGCGTACGCCTACGTGATCGCCCACGAGGTCGGCCACCACGTGCAGAACGAACTGGGCATCAGCGATCAGGTCGAGCGCCGTCAGCGCAGCGCCCGTACCGAGGCCGAGGCGAACAGCTACAGCGTGCGCCTGGAACTCCAGGCCGACTGCTTCGCCGGGGTGTGGGGCAACAAGACCCAGCAGGACGCCAAGATCACCCAGGCGGACGTGCAGGAAGCCGTGGCGACCGCCGAGGCCATCGGCGACGACAACCTCCAGCGGCAGGGTCAGGGCTACGTCGCCCCCGACTCCTTCACGCACGGCAGCGCCGCGCAGCGCGTCAAGTGGTTCATGACCGGCTTCAAGAGCGGCAACCCGAACGGCTGCGACACCTTCAACGTGAACTACAACCAGCTGTAA
- a CDS encoding MarR family transcriptional regulator → MTAARPPASPLGALLHAIGIQPRTPDELARALGSTPDALSGMLRTLRSGGYVQDAAPQQDSCACGPCALKSMCRNADSTEPPCTCCA, encoded by the coding sequence GTGACCGCTGCCCGCCCCCCCGCCAGCCCGCTGGGCGCGCTGCTGCACGCCATCGGCATCCAGCCGCGCACCCCGGACGAACTCGCCCGCGCGCTGGGCAGCACCCCGGACGCCCTGAGCGGCATGCTGCGCACCCTCCGCTCGGGCGGGTACGTGCAGGACGCCGCCCCGCAGCAGGACAGCTGCGCCTGCGGCCCCTGCGCCCTGAAAAGTATGTGCCGCAACGCCGACAGCACCGAACCCCCCTGCACCTGCTGCGCCTGA